From one Octopus sinensis unplaced genomic scaffold, ASM634580v1 Contig10850, whole genome shotgun sequence genomic stretch:
- the LOC115228652 gene encoding protein phosphatase methylesterase 1-like — MSTLRKDVLNRMLKCNKNISNLPASNDLSPLEWDSFFSKYEELEINSGKFCAYFSEPPCEEIENLNFLLIHGAGLTSLSWACFVKELTKSLKCRSVAVDLRGHGFSCVHDDLDIESLSGDIIQLFDILFNPDQKVVVIGHSLGGSVGVRVADRFPERVVGLIVLDAVEGLIKEFNSELIRVNSDLGTIFEWRTDLKKTKKYWIKWFDGMSNGFLRVRAKKMLILTTAENLDNSLMIGHMQGKFQLVLLHNCGHLIHEDVPDQVVEAVSKFVKWHKFI, encoded by the exons ATGTCTACATTAAGAAAGGACGTTTTAAATAGAATGctaaaatgcaacaaaaatatttcaaatttaccggcTTCAAATGATTTGTCTCCTCTTGAATGGGActcatttttttctaaatacGAAGAATTGGAGATCAACTCAGGGAAATTTTGTGCATATTTCTCCGAACCACCTTGTGAAGAAATAGAAAACCTCAATTTTTTGCTTATTCATGGGGCTGGACTCACCTCCCTTTCTTGGGCTTGTTTTGTTAAAGAATTAACTAAATCACTAAAATGCCGTTCTGTAGCCGTTGATTTGAGAGGTCATGGTTTTAGTTGTGTCCACGATGATTTGGATATTGAATCACTTTCCGGAGATATCATTCagctatttgatattttatttaacccGGATCAAAAAGTGGTTGTGATTGGTCATTCTTTGGGAGGATCAGTTGGTGTGAGAGTTGCAGATCGGTTCCCTGAGAGAGTTGTTGGATTGATTGTTTTGGATGCCGTTGAAGGAttaattaaagaatttaataGCGAA ttaattagAGTTAATAGTGATCTGGGGACTATATTTGAATGGAGGACGgatcttaaaaaaacaaaaaaatactggaTAAAATGGTTTGATGGAATGTCGAATGGATTTTTGAGAGTTCGTGCCAAAAAAATGCTGATTTTGACAACTGCTGAGAATTTAGACAACTCTCTGATGATTGGGCATATGCAAGGGAAGTTTCAACTTGTTTTATTACACAATTGTGGGCACTTAATACATGAGGATGTTCCTGATCAAGTTGTTGAAGCTGTTTCTAAATTTGTGAAATGGCATAAGTTTATTTAA